One window of Quercus robur chromosome 5, dhQueRobu3.1, whole genome shotgun sequence genomic DNA carries:
- the LOC126726310 gene encoding transcription repressor OFP5 → MKWGRKKLPSSPSSLSQPSFLSNVFPISWLSKFKHMGINSKPKPGKVRQKGKLNTASMSSSQCGGGGENGGRFYGGNDDDDAFWRLSFREEAVNGNQNRGVLKSVWYESDDEVHVPSSRCRGSRSNCGEVREREEAKKLNGMLSGLREVRGLHKDEEISPEVDARYGDGSPWKRIEKEWKLSQMNPQVLEEKVLELEREWKSAKSVDKESLEWESPRTIWTPKRDKHKLIASGSKKHCSSPSLNSKNSSLRDTAEDGVFATKNLEETAGLSAEQFCSEWQKLKGTKIEELKSKSEKERKSLHVSKDPQRRRTTKNSKARVYSPRTASKVEICRIKALEDMRKSKLKMKKKEKKKIVEETTCLESFAVAKCSFDPQQDFRDSMLEMITEKRISRPEELEELLACYLTLNSDEYHDLIIKVFRQVWFDLNKACFSSELHSEDCCYN, encoded by the coding sequence ATGAAGTGGGGAAGAAAGAAACTTCCTTCTTCACCTTCCTCCTTGTCTCAGCCTTCTTTCTTGTCTAATGTCTTTCCCATTTCATGGCTTTCCAAGTTCAAACACATGGGCATCAACTCTAAACCGAAACCCGGAAAGGTAAGGCAAAAAGGTAAGCTGAATACTGCTTCCATGAGTTCATCAcagtgtggtggtggtggtgagaaTGGTGGTCGGTTTTATGGTgggaatgatgatgatgatgcttttTGGAGACTGTCATTTAGAGAAGAGGCTGTTAATGGGAATCAGAATAGAGGGGTCTTGAAATCAGTTTGGTATGAATCTGATGATGAGGTTCATGTCCCATCTTCTAGGTGCAGGGGCTCTAGATCGAATTGTGGTGAAGTGAGGGAAAGAGAAGAGGCTAAGAAGCTCAATGGGATGCTTTCGGGTTTAAGGGAAGTGAGAGGATTGCACAAAGATGAGGAGATTTCCCCGGAAGTTGATGCTCGTTATGGAGACGGATCACCATGGAAAAGGATTGAGAAAGAATGGAAATTAAGTCAAATGAATCCGCAAGTTTTGGAAGAGAAGGTGTTGGAATTGGAAAGAGAATGGAAGTCTGCGAAATCTGTGGACAAAGAATCATTGGAATGGGAATCTCCAAGGACAATTTGGACGCCTAAGAGGGATAAGCACAAACTGATAGCTTCTGGCTCAAAGAAACATTGTTCTTCCCCTTCCTTGAATTCTAAGAATTCTAGCCTAAGAGATACTGCAGAAGATGGTGTTTTTGCTACTAAGAACTTGGAGGAAACTGCAGGACTCTCGGCAGAACAGTTTTGTTCAGAGTGGCAGAAGTTGAAAGGAACGAAAATTGAAGAGCTGAAGTCaaagagtgagaaagagaggaaatcTCTTCATGTAAGCAAGGACCCACAGAGGAGAAGAACAACGAAGAATTCAAAAGCTAGAGTTTATTCTCCAAGAACGGCTTCCAAGGTTGAAATCTGCAGAATAAAAGCGCTGGAAGACATGAGGAAATCAAAACTGAAgatgaaaaagaaggaaaagaagaaaattgtaGAGGAAACAACATGCTTGGAGAGCTTCGCTGTTGCAAAATGCTCATTTGATCCACAGCAGGACTTCAGAGATTCAATGCTTGAGATGATCACCGAGAAAAGGATCAGCCGGCCAGAAGAGCTTGAAGAACTCTTGGCTTGTTATCTAACCTTGAATTCTGACGAATACCATGACCTCATCATCAAGGTATTCCGGCAGGTGTGGTTCGACTTGAACAAGGCCTGTTTTAGTAGTGAGTTACATAGTGAAGATTGTTGCTATAATTAA